The following coding sequences lie in one Cannabis sativa cultivar Pink pepper isolate KNU-18-1 chromosome 5, ASM2916894v1, whole genome shotgun sequence genomic window:
- the LOC115716640 gene encoding uncharacterized protein LOC115716640 isoform X4 → MEDEKRKKKNNKKKKNKQSKITETEVEGGATVNGHAQHDAPLNATINSSISAESEVPQSHQEEAILEETSAQIQIEKDVHFQKQAILEETIKQLQKENDNHIQKEASLEDTINKLQKDNDLHLQKEFTYGEVIKQLQDEKSSCILNKDSLELEIVQLQSAKDLWLQKELVEKINQLVDEKNTWYLKEVSIQERVEHLEKERQSWVLNEVRAKEMIVNLNEDIARLQMQVVEFEESQKNVLQEKEQLMENIASLQLQIKDLQNIASKSSEEFTKLSSEREELNSQVEAACSLVEKLVTENAELVEKVNELFIELDRGSSLFGVPLTEKSERILGNAEISSVSYQESRTNENMPMMLHRELNSVDIVPVKEETNGIHNPENHQSDVTTEHSLSSMSGEIVQIPLDENEEHDDVEAQARENDGVPISDAPLIGAPFRLISFVSRYVSGADLVDKNSFQS, encoded by the exons ATGGAGGAcgagaagaggaagaagaaaaacaacaagaaaaagaagaataaacagagtaagattACGGAGACAGAAGTAGAAGGAGGGGCTACTGTCAATGGCCATGCCCAACACGACGCTCCTCTAAATGCTACTATAAATTCC TCCATTTCAGCTGAATCTGAGGTGCCTCAGTCGCATCAAGAAGAG GCTATTTTAGAAGAAACATCTGCACAAATACAGATAGAGAAAGATGTTCACTTTCAGAAACAG GCTATTTTGGAAGAAACAATTAAACAATTACAAAAAGAAAATGATAATCACATACAAAAAGAG GCTTCCTTAGAAGATACAATTAATAAACTACAAAAAGATAATGATCTGCATTTACAGAAAGAG TTTACCTATGGGGAGGTGATCAAACAATTACAAGATGAAAAAAGTTCTTGTATCCTGAACAAG GATAGTCTAGAGTTGGAAATTGTTCAGTTACAGAGTGCAAAAGATTTATGGCTTCAAAAAGAG CTGGTGGAGAAAATAAATCAGTTGGTTGATGAGAAGAATACTTGGTATCTGAAAGAG GTAAGCATACAAGAAAGAGTTGAACATCTAGAAAAAGAGAGACAGTCCTGGGTTCTGAACGAG GTTCGAGCTAAAGAAATGATTGTGAACCTGAATGAGGATATTGCTAGACTACAAATGCAG GTGGTGGAGTTTGAAGAATCCCAAAAGAATGTCTTACAAGAAAAGGAACAGCTGATGGAAAACATTGCTAGTCTGCAGTTGCAAATTAAGGATCTTCAGAACATTGCCTCTAAGTCATCTGAAGAATTTACAAAG CTTTCTTCTGAACGGGAGGAGTTAAACTCTCAGGTAGAAGCAGCATGTTCGTTGGTTGAGAAATTAGTAACAGAAAATGCAGAGCTTGTTGAGAAG GTCAATGAGTTGTTTATTGAGCTTGACAGAGGCAGTAGTTTGTTTGGGGTTCCTTTAACTGAAAAATCTGAACGGATCCTTGGAAATGCCGAAATATCTAGTGTTTCTTACCAGGAGTCCCGAACCAATGAAAATATGCCGATGATGTTACACCGGGAGTTGAACTCTGTAGACATTGTTCCAGTGAAAGAGGAAACGAATGGTATTCATAATCCGGAGAACCATCAAAGTGATGTAACTACAGAGCATTCCTTATCGTCGATGTCTGGTGAAATAGTGCAAATTCCGTTGGATGAAAATGAGGAACACGATGATGTTGAGGCTCAGGCTCGTGAAAATGATGGTGTTCCTATCTCAGATGCTCCCCTGATTGGTGCTCCTTTTCGGCTGATATCTTTTGTATCTAGATATGTTAGTGGTGCTGACTTGGTTGACAAAAATTCTTTTCAATCCTAA
- the LOC115716640 gene encoding uncharacterized protein LOC115716640 isoform X6, with product MEDEKRKKKNNKKKKNKQSKITETEVEGGATVNGHAQHDAPLNATINSSISAESEVPQSHQEEAILEETSAQIQIEKDVHFQKQAILEETIKQLQKENDNHIQKEASLEDTINKLQKDNDLHLQKEFTYGEVIKQLQDEKSSCILNKDSLELEIVQLQSAKDLWLQKEGQLVEKINQLVDEKNTWYLKEVRAKEMIVNLNEDIARLQMQVVEFEESQKNVLQEKEQLMENIASLQLQIKDLQNIASKSSEEFTKLSSEREELNSQVEAACSLVEKLVTENAELVEKVNELFIELDRGSSLFGVPLTEKSERILGNAEISSVSYQESRTNENMPMMLHRELNSVDIVPVKEETNGIHNPENHQSDVTTEHSLSSMSGEIVQIPLDENEEHDDVEAQARENDGVPISDAPLIGAPFRLISFVSRYVSGADLVDKNSFQS from the exons ATGGAGGAcgagaagaggaagaagaaaaacaacaagaaaaagaagaataaacagagtaagattACGGAGACAGAAGTAGAAGGAGGGGCTACTGTCAATGGCCATGCCCAACACGACGCTCCTCTAAATGCTACTATAAATTCC TCCATTTCAGCTGAATCTGAGGTGCCTCAGTCGCATCAAGAAGAG GCTATTTTAGAAGAAACATCTGCACAAATACAGATAGAGAAAGATGTTCACTTTCAGAAACAG GCTATTTTGGAAGAAACAATTAAACAATTACAAAAAGAAAATGATAATCACATACAAAAAGAG GCTTCCTTAGAAGATACAATTAATAAACTACAAAAAGATAATGATCTGCATTTACAGAAAGAG TTTACCTATGGGGAGGTGATCAAACAATTACAAGATGAAAAAAGTTCTTGTATCCTGAACAAG GATAGTCTAGAGTTGGAAATTGTTCAGTTACAGAGTGCAAAAGATTTATGGCTTCAAAAAGAG GGTCAGCTGGTGGAGAAAATAAATCAGTTGGTTGATGAGAAGAATACTTGGTATCTGAAAGAG GTTCGAGCTAAAGAAATGATTGTGAACCTGAATGAGGATATTGCTAGACTACAAATGCAG GTGGTGGAGTTTGAAGAATCCCAAAAGAATGTCTTACAAGAAAAGGAACAGCTGATGGAAAACATTGCTAGTCTGCAGTTGCAAATTAAGGATCTTCAGAACATTGCCTCTAAGTCATCTGAAGAATTTACAAAG CTTTCTTCTGAACGGGAGGAGTTAAACTCTCAGGTAGAAGCAGCATGTTCGTTGGTTGAGAAATTAGTAACAGAAAATGCAGAGCTTGTTGAGAAG GTCAATGAGTTGTTTATTGAGCTTGACAGAGGCAGTAGTTTGTTTGGGGTTCCTTTAACTGAAAAATCTGAACGGATCCTTGGAAATGCCGAAATATCTAGTGTTTCTTACCAGGAGTCCCGAACCAATGAAAATATGCCGATGATGTTACACCGGGAGTTGAACTCTGTAGACATTGTTCCAGTGAAAGAGGAAACGAATGGTATTCATAATCCGGAGAACCATCAAAGTGATGTAACTACAGAGCATTCCTTATCGTCGATGTCTGGTGAAATAGTGCAAATTCCGTTGGATGAAAATGAGGAACACGATGATGTTGAGGCTCAGGCTCGTGAAAATGATGGTGTTCCTATCTCAGATGCTCCCCTGATTGGTGCTCCTTTTCGGCTGATATCTTTTGTATCTAGATATGTTAGTGGTGCTGACTTGGTTGACAAAAATTCTTTTCAATCCTAA
- the LOC115716640 gene encoding uncharacterized protein LOC115716640 isoform X1 yields the protein MEDEKRKKKNNKKKKNKQSKITETEVEGGATVNGHAQHDAPLNATINSQSISAESEVPQSHQEEAILEETSAQIQIEKDVHFQKQAILEETIKQLQKENDNHIQKEASLEDTINKLQKDNDLHLQKEFTYGEVIKQLQDEKSSCILNKDSLELEIVQLQSAKDLWLQKEGQLVEKINQLVDEKNTWYLKEVSIQERVEHLEKERQSWVLNEVRAKEMIVNLNEDIARLQMQVVEFEESQKNVLQEKEQLMENIASLQLQIKDLQNIASKSSEEFTKLSSEREELNSQVEAACSLVEKLVTENAELVEKVNELFIELDRGSSLFGVPLTEKSERILGNAEISSVSYQESRTNENMPMMLHRELNSVDIVPVKEETNGIHNPENHQSDVTTEHSLSSMSGEIVQIPLDENEEHDDVEAQARENDGVPISDAPLIGAPFRLISFVSRYVSGADLVDKNSFQS from the exons ATGGAGGAcgagaagaggaagaagaaaaacaacaagaaaaagaagaataaacagagtaagattACGGAGACAGAAGTAGAAGGAGGGGCTACTGTCAATGGCCATGCCCAACACGACGCTCCTCTAAATGCTACTATAAATTCC CAGTCCATTTCAGCTGAATCTGAGGTGCCTCAGTCGCATCAAGAAGAG GCTATTTTAGAAGAAACATCTGCACAAATACAGATAGAGAAAGATGTTCACTTTCAGAAACAG GCTATTTTGGAAGAAACAATTAAACAATTACAAAAAGAAAATGATAATCACATACAAAAAGAG GCTTCCTTAGAAGATACAATTAATAAACTACAAAAAGATAATGATCTGCATTTACAGAAAGAG TTTACCTATGGGGAGGTGATCAAACAATTACAAGATGAAAAAAGTTCTTGTATCCTGAACAAG GATAGTCTAGAGTTGGAAATTGTTCAGTTACAGAGTGCAAAAGATTTATGGCTTCAAAAAGAG GGTCAGCTGGTGGAGAAAATAAATCAGTTGGTTGATGAGAAGAATACTTGGTATCTGAAAGAG GTAAGCATACAAGAAAGAGTTGAACATCTAGAAAAAGAGAGACAGTCCTGGGTTCTGAACGAG GTTCGAGCTAAAGAAATGATTGTGAACCTGAATGAGGATATTGCTAGACTACAAATGCAG GTGGTGGAGTTTGAAGAATCCCAAAAGAATGTCTTACAAGAAAAGGAACAGCTGATGGAAAACATTGCTAGTCTGCAGTTGCAAATTAAGGATCTTCAGAACATTGCCTCTAAGTCATCTGAAGAATTTACAAAG CTTTCTTCTGAACGGGAGGAGTTAAACTCTCAGGTAGAAGCAGCATGTTCGTTGGTTGAGAAATTAGTAACAGAAAATGCAGAGCTTGTTGAGAAG GTCAATGAGTTGTTTATTGAGCTTGACAGAGGCAGTAGTTTGTTTGGGGTTCCTTTAACTGAAAAATCTGAACGGATCCTTGGAAATGCCGAAATATCTAGTGTTTCTTACCAGGAGTCCCGAACCAATGAAAATATGCCGATGATGTTACACCGGGAGTTGAACTCTGTAGACATTGTTCCAGTGAAAGAGGAAACGAATGGTATTCATAATCCGGAGAACCATCAAAGTGATGTAACTACAGAGCATTCCTTATCGTCGATGTCTGGTGAAATAGTGCAAATTCCGTTGGATGAAAATGAGGAACACGATGATGTTGAGGCTCAGGCTCGTGAAAATGATGGTGTTCCTATCTCAGATGCTCCCCTGATTGGTGCTCCTTTTCGGCTGATATCTTTTGTATCTAGATATGTTAGTGGTGCTGACTTGGTTGACAAAAATTCTTTTCAATCCTAA
- the LOC115716640 gene encoding uncharacterized protein LOC115716640 isoform X2, protein MEDEKRKKKNNKKKKNKQSKITETEVEGGATVNGHAQHDAPLNATINSSISAESEVPQSHQEEAILEETSAQIQIEKDVHFQKQAILEETIKQLQKENDNHIQKEASLEDTINKLQKDNDLHLQKEFTYGEVIKQLQDEKSSCILNKDSLELEIVQLQSAKDLWLQKEGQLVEKINQLVDEKNTWYLKEVSIQERVEHLEKERQSWVLNEVRAKEMIVNLNEDIARLQMQVVEFEESQKNVLQEKEQLMENIASLQLQIKDLQNIASKSSEEFTKLSSEREELNSQVEAACSLVEKLVTENAELVEKVNELFIELDRGSSLFGVPLTEKSERILGNAEISSVSYQESRTNENMPMMLHRELNSVDIVPVKEETNGIHNPENHQSDVTTEHSLSSMSGEIVQIPLDENEEHDDVEAQARENDGVPISDAPLIGAPFRLISFVSRYVSGADLVDKNSFQS, encoded by the exons ATGGAGGAcgagaagaggaagaagaaaaacaacaagaaaaagaagaataaacagagtaagattACGGAGACAGAAGTAGAAGGAGGGGCTACTGTCAATGGCCATGCCCAACACGACGCTCCTCTAAATGCTACTATAAATTCC TCCATTTCAGCTGAATCTGAGGTGCCTCAGTCGCATCAAGAAGAG GCTATTTTAGAAGAAACATCTGCACAAATACAGATAGAGAAAGATGTTCACTTTCAGAAACAG GCTATTTTGGAAGAAACAATTAAACAATTACAAAAAGAAAATGATAATCACATACAAAAAGAG GCTTCCTTAGAAGATACAATTAATAAACTACAAAAAGATAATGATCTGCATTTACAGAAAGAG TTTACCTATGGGGAGGTGATCAAACAATTACAAGATGAAAAAAGTTCTTGTATCCTGAACAAG GATAGTCTAGAGTTGGAAATTGTTCAGTTACAGAGTGCAAAAGATTTATGGCTTCAAAAAGAG GGTCAGCTGGTGGAGAAAATAAATCAGTTGGTTGATGAGAAGAATACTTGGTATCTGAAAGAG GTAAGCATACAAGAAAGAGTTGAACATCTAGAAAAAGAGAGACAGTCCTGGGTTCTGAACGAG GTTCGAGCTAAAGAAATGATTGTGAACCTGAATGAGGATATTGCTAGACTACAAATGCAG GTGGTGGAGTTTGAAGAATCCCAAAAGAATGTCTTACAAGAAAAGGAACAGCTGATGGAAAACATTGCTAGTCTGCAGTTGCAAATTAAGGATCTTCAGAACATTGCCTCTAAGTCATCTGAAGAATTTACAAAG CTTTCTTCTGAACGGGAGGAGTTAAACTCTCAGGTAGAAGCAGCATGTTCGTTGGTTGAGAAATTAGTAACAGAAAATGCAGAGCTTGTTGAGAAG GTCAATGAGTTGTTTATTGAGCTTGACAGAGGCAGTAGTTTGTTTGGGGTTCCTTTAACTGAAAAATCTGAACGGATCCTTGGAAATGCCGAAATATCTAGTGTTTCTTACCAGGAGTCCCGAACCAATGAAAATATGCCGATGATGTTACACCGGGAGTTGAACTCTGTAGACATTGTTCCAGTGAAAGAGGAAACGAATGGTATTCATAATCCGGAGAACCATCAAAGTGATGTAACTACAGAGCATTCCTTATCGTCGATGTCTGGTGAAATAGTGCAAATTCCGTTGGATGAAAATGAGGAACACGATGATGTTGAGGCTCAGGCTCGTGAAAATGATGGTGTTCCTATCTCAGATGCTCCCCTGATTGGTGCTCCTTTTCGGCTGATATCTTTTGTATCTAGATATGTTAGTGGTGCTGACTTGGTTGACAAAAATTCTTTTCAATCCTAA
- the LOC115716640 gene encoding uncharacterized protein LOC115716640 isoform X7, which translates to MEDEKRKKKNNKKKKNKQSKITETEVEGGATVNGHAQHDAPLNATINSQSISAESEVPQSHQEEAILEETSAQIQIEKDVHFQKQAILEETIKQLQKENDNHIQKEASLEDTINKLQKDNDLHLQKEFTYGEVIKQLQDEKSSCILNKDSLELEIVQLQSAKDLWLQKELVEKINQLVDEKNTWYLKEVRAKEMIVNLNEDIARLQMQVVEFEESQKNVLQEKEQLMENIASLQLQIKDLQNIASKSSEEFTKLSSEREELNSQVEAACSLVEKLVTENAELVEKVNELFIELDRGSSLFGVPLTEKSERILGNAEISSVSYQESRTNENMPMMLHRELNSVDIVPVKEETNGIHNPENHQSDVTTEHSLSSMSGEIVQIPLDENEEHDDVEAQARENDGVPISDAPLIGAPFRLISFVSRYVSGADLVDKNSFQS; encoded by the exons ATGGAGGAcgagaagaggaagaagaaaaacaacaagaaaaagaagaataaacagagtaagattACGGAGACAGAAGTAGAAGGAGGGGCTACTGTCAATGGCCATGCCCAACACGACGCTCCTCTAAATGCTACTATAAATTCC CAGTCCATTTCAGCTGAATCTGAGGTGCCTCAGTCGCATCAAGAAGAG GCTATTTTAGAAGAAACATCTGCACAAATACAGATAGAGAAAGATGTTCACTTTCAGAAACAG GCTATTTTGGAAGAAACAATTAAACAATTACAAAAAGAAAATGATAATCACATACAAAAAGAG GCTTCCTTAGAAGATACAATTAATAAACTACAAAAAGATAATGATCTGCATTTACAGAAAGAG TTTACCTATGGGGAGGTGATCAAACAATTACAAGATGAAAAAAGTTCTTGTATCCTGAACAAG GATAGTCTAGAGTTGGAAATTGTTCAGTTACAGAGTGCAAAAGATTTATGGCTTCAAAAAGAG CTGGTGGAGAAAATAAATCAGTTGGTTGATGAGAAGAATACTTGGTATCTGAAAGAG GTTCGAGCTAAAGAAATGATTGTGAACCTGAATGAGGATATTGCTAGACTACAAATGCAG GTGGTGGAGTTTGAAGAATCCCAAAAGAATGTCTTACAAGAAAAGGAACAGCTGATGGAAAACATTGCTAGTCTGCAGTTGCAAATTAAGGATCTTCAGAACATTGCCTCTAAGTCATCTGAAGAATTTACAAAG CTTTCTTCTGAACGGGAGGAGTTAAACTCTCAGGTAGAAGCAGCATGTTCGTTGGTTGAGAAATTAGTAACAGAAAATGCAGAGCTTGTTGAGAAG GTCAATGAGTTGTTTATTGAGCTTGACAGAGGCAGTAGTTTGTTTGGGGTTCCTTTAACTGAAAAATCTGAACGGATCCTTGGAAATGCCGAAATATCTAGTGTTTCTTACCAGGAGTCCCGAACCAATGAAAATATGCCGATGATGTTACACCGGGAGTTGAACTCTGTAGACATTGTTCCAGTGAAAGAGGAAACGAATGGTATTCATAATCCGGAGAACCATCAAAGTGATGTAACTACAGAGCATTCCTTATCGTCGATGTCTGGTGAAATAGTGCAAATTCCGTTGGATGAAAATGAGGAACACGATGATGTTGAGGCTCAGGCTCGTGAAAATGATGGTGTTCCTATCTCAGATGCTCCCCTGATTGGTGCTCCTTTTCGGCTGATATCTTTTGTATCTAGATATGTTAGTGGTGCTGACTTGGTTGACAAAAATTCTTTTCAATCCTAA
- the LOC115716640 gene encoding uncharacterized protein LOC115716640 isoform X3, producing MEDEKRKKKNNKKKKNKQSKITETEVEGGATVNGHAQHDAPLNATINSQSISAESEVPQSHQEEAILEETSAQIQIEKDVHFQKQAILEETIKQLQKENDNHIQKEASLEDTINKLQKDNDLHLQKEFTYGEVIKQLQDEKSSCILNKDSLELEIVQLQSAKDLWLQKELVEKINQLVDEKNTWYLKEVSIQERVEHLEKERQSWVLNEVRAKEMIVNLNEDIARLQMQVVEFEESQKNVLQEKEQLMENIASLQLQIKDLQNIASKSSEEFTKLSSEREELNSQVEAACSLVEKLVTENAELVEKVNELFIELDRGSSLFGVPLTEKSERILGNAEISSVSYQESRTNENMPMMLHRELNSVDIVPVKEETNGIHNPENHQSDVTTEHSLSSMSGEIVQIPLDENEEHDDVEAQARENDGVPISDAPLIGAPFRLISFVSRYVSGADLVDKNSFQS from the exons ATGGAGGAcgagaagaggaagaagaaaaacaacaagaaaaagaagaataaacagagtaagattACGGAGACAGAAGTAGAAGGAGGGGCTACTGTCAATGGCCATGCCCAACACGACGCTCCTCTAAATGCTACTATAAATTCC CAGTCCATTTCAGCTGAATCTGAGGTGCCTCAGTCGCATCAAGAAGAG GCTATTTTAGAAGAAACATCTGCACAAATACAGATAGAGAAAGATGTTCACTTTCAGAAACAG GCTATTTTGGAAGAAACAATTAAACAATTACAAAAAGAAAATGATAATCACATACAAAAAGAG GCTTCCTTAGAAGATACAATTAATAAACTACAAAAAGATAATGATCTGCATTTACAGAAAGAG TTTACCTATGGGGAGGTGATCAAACAATTACAAGATGAAAAAAGTTCTTGTATCCTGAACAAG GATAGTCTAGAGTTGGAAATTGTTCAGTTACAGAGTGCAAAAGATTTATGGCTTCAAAAAGAG CTGGTGGAGAAAATAAATCAGTTGGTTGATGAGAAGAATACTTGGTATCTGAAAGAG GTAAGCATACAAGAAAGAGTTGAACATCTAGAAAAAGAGAGACAGTCCTGGGTTCTGAACGAG GTTCGAGCTAAAGAAATGATTGTGAACCTGAATGAGGATATTGCTAGACTACAAATGCAG GTGGTGGAGTTTGAAGAATCCCAAAAGAATGTCTTACAAGAAAAGGAACAGCTGATGGAAAACATTGCTAGTCTGCAGTTGCAAATTAAGGATCTTCAGAACATTGCCTCTAAGTCATCTGAAGAATTTACAAAG CTTTCTTCTGAACGGGAGGAGTTAAACTCTCAGGTAGAAGCAGCATGTTCGTTGGTTGAGAAATTAGTAACAGAAAATGCAGAGCTTGTTGAGAAG GTCAATGAGTTGTTTATTGAGCTTGACAGAGGCAGTAGTTTGTTTGGGGTTCCTTTAACTGAAAAATCTGAACGGATCCTTGGAAATGCCGAAATATCTAGTGTTTCTTACCAGGAGTCCCGAACCAATGAAAATATGCCGATGATGTTACACCGGGAGTTGAACTCTGTAGACATTGTTCCAGTGAAAGAGGAAACGAATGGTATTCATAATCCGGAGAACCATCAAAGTGATGTAACTACAGAGCATTCCTTATCGTCGATGTCTGGTGAAATAGTGCAAATTCCGTTGGATGAAAATGAGGAACACGATGATGTTGAGGCTCAGGCTCGTGAAAATGATGGTGTTCCTATCTCAGATGCTCCCCTGATTGGTGCTCCTTTTCGGCTGATATCTTTTGTATCTAGATATGTTAGTGGTGCTGACTTGGTTGACAAAAATTCTTTTCAATCCTAA
- the LOC115716640 gene encoding uncharacterized protein LOC115716640 isoform X5: MEDEKRKKKNNKKKKNKQSKITETEVEGGATVNGHAQHDAPLNATINSQSISAESEVPQSHQEEAILEETSAQIQIEKDVHFQKQAILEETIKQLQKENDNHIQKEASLEDTINKLQKDNDLHLQKEFTYGEVIKQLQDEKSSCILNKDSLELEIVQLQSAKDLWLQKEGQLVEKINQLVDEKNTWYLKEVRAKEMIVNLNEDIARLQMQVVEFEESQKNVLQEKEQLMENIASLQLQIKDLQNIASKSSEEFTKLSSEREELNSQVEAACSLVEKLVTENAELVEKVNELFIELDRGSSLFGVPLTEKSERILGNAEISSVSYQESRTNENMPMMLHRELNSVDIVPVKEETNGIHNPENHQSDVTTEHSLSSMSGEIVQIPLDENEEHDDVEAQARENDGVPISDAPLIGAPFRLISFVSRYVSGADLVDKNSFQS, translated from the exons ATGGAGGAcgagaagaggaagaagaaaaacaacaagaaaaagaagaataaacagagtaagattACGGAGACAGAAGTAGAAGGAGGGGCTACTGTCAATGGCCATGCCCAACACGACGCTCCTCTAAATGCTACTATAAATTCC CAGTCCATTTCAGCTGAATCTGAGGTGCCTCAGTCGCATCAAGAAGAG GCTATTTTAGAAGAAACATCTGCACAAATACAGATAGAGAAAGATGTTCACTTTCAGAAACAG GCTATTTTGGAAGAAACAATTAAACAATTACAAAAAGAAAATGATAATCACATACAAAAAGAG GCTTCCTTAGAAGATACAATTAATAAACTACAAAAAGATAATGATCTGCATTTACAGAAAGAG TTTACCTATGGGGAGGTGATCAAACAATTACAAGATGAAAAAAGTTCTTGTATCCTGAACAAG GATAGTCTAGAGTTGGAAATTGTTCAGTTACAGAGTGCAAAAGATTTATGGCTTCAAAAAGAG GGTCAGCTGGTGGAGAAAATAAATCAGTTGGTTGATGAGAAGAATACTTGGTATCTGAAAGAG GTTCGAGCTAAAGAAATGATTGTGAACCTGAATGAGGATATTGCTAGACTACAAATGCAG GTGGTGGAGTTTGAAGAATCCCAAAAGAATGTCTTACAAGAAAAGGAACAGCTGATGGAAAACATTGCTAGTCTGCAGTTGCAAATTAAGGATCTTCAGAACATTGCCTCTAAGTCATCTGAAGAATTTACAAAG CTTTCTTCTGAACGGGAGGAGTTAAACTCTCAGGTAGAAGCAGCATGTTCGTTGGTTGAGAAATTAGTAACAGAAAATGCAGAGCTTGTTGAGAAG GTCAATGAGTTGTTTATTGAGCTTGACAGAGGCAGTAGTTTGTTTGGGGTTCCTTTAACTGAAAAATCTGAACGGATCCTTGGAAATGCCGAAATATCTAGTGTTTCTTACCAGGAGTCCCGAACCAATGAAAATATGCCGATGATGTTACACCGGGAGTTGAACTCTGTAGACATTGTTCCAGTGAAAGAGGAAACGAATGGTATTCATAATCCGGAGAACCATCAAAGTGATGTAACTACAGAGCATTCCTTATCGTCGATGTCTGGTGAAATAGTGCAAATTCCGTTGGATGAAAATGAGGAACACGATGATGTTGAGGCTCAGGCTCGTGAAAATGATGGTGTTCCTATCTCAGATGCTCCCCTGATTGGTGCTCCTTTTCGGCTGATATCTTTTGTATCTAGATATGTTAGTGGTGCTGACTTGGTTGACAAAAATTCTTTTCAATCCTAA